The DNA segment NNNNNNNNNNNNNNNNNNNNNNNCCAAAAACCATCACAGAGTATTAAGGTTATAAGAGATTGTGGTGAAGGAATGATGGGCACGTTCTTAAAAACggtttttatcttaaaaataaaaatggaccacttttcagaatattaactgctttataatattaactaaaggaaataaaataaatgggaaagatataatattataaaatataatattaaaaatataaccttTCTTCTGTATAAGGCTAACATTGAAACCATCAACAAATACACATTGAAAGCcagtaaaatttaaacaaaaaaaatgccAAATCAAAAAACATAGAATACAAAAAGGTTCACAACTtcgaaaatgaaattaaataacagATTATTAAGGAAAAAAAGCAATTAAGCATGAGTATACCTTCGAGGAACTCCATTCAAATTTCCAATAGCTCTGTTTGCAGCAGGAACACCAGGCGTAGAAATGTTTGTTCCCACAATCTCTATCTTCATTGTTTTCCCATCTAATCGAACATTGTTGTATCTCTTTACAGCAGCTACAGCATCAGCTCGTCGTGAAAATATTACTTCTGCAGTACCCTATGGAAAAGAGCTTTTCTAAAGTACTGCAAGACAACAAATTGATCAGAAGGGCCACAACATGCCAACAGGATAAGATACCTCCAATCTTCCACTCCTGTCATAGTGAACCCCATGCCGTTTCAGGTCATCAACTTCAGAAAACAATTCCTGGAGTGTACAAAAgctaaatttaaaactttgacTGTAAAACAGCAGAAATGCAAACATCTTTGTTTGGAAGAATATAagattacaatcaaatattTGCATTTTCTTCATGATAACACAGTCAGCTACGCAAATTTAGGTTTCTGGCAGTATATAGGCAGATCAGACCAAGGGATGTTTCAAGAGTAGGGTATTACAAGGAATGAGAAggaagtttattatttttaaacttatgaGACTTGTGTAAGGTTTATAACAACGCTAATAATAGATTAAGACgttgaatttatattaatatttttttttaaatgtcaaaggagaaaaaataaaaatatctagtCCCTCCTTCCCTTTTCCTCCAAAATCCATGACACTTAGACTAGGTACTGGAAACTGTCAGCCCCTCTTGGTgccttaaaaaatttatataattaaactaaaacatgAAATTAGCACCTTATCagtaacaacaaaaaaattgaaaaccaaGTCATATAACTTGATAAGTTATAACTACAAGGGGTGAAATAGAATGTTGACTCTCCAGGAGTATCTGGGaaattaaacttattaatagttttatttagaatgaaaatgttatccTTGAGCAATTAATTCATATAGAACAGGAAAAGCTGTGCAagacaatcaaatattttaCCTTTTACAGACTATATTGTTAATGACGTTCTTTAAAAAGCACCATTCGTTCTTAAGCACCTTAAGCCAATGCCAGGAAAACTTTTCACCTTTGACTACCTTAAAAGGCAGACACCAAAACCTTCCTTTTTATATCCTTCAAAACCACTTGTAGAAACCCTTAATGTCCAAAAGCATTTTTGGGCTTTACAACCTTATAGGCATCAAACATTACCTTTATTGAACAGTGGCTTTGAAGGGGCCAAAAGGAAAGAAGACAGAGATAGAGTTACCACTATcattattgatttaaaattaagttCGCCGGATATTTCCCCAACATTACATAGAGGCATGTAGCCAGCACTATAAGGAGTGCTTGGAAGAGTTTCGCTGGAACTTTCTAGTGGTCTATATGTAATAAATACCAGACctatataactaatttttaataaatatttttcaaatattctaaaatatcataCGGTACACAATAGCTACGGTATGAGAACTAAGTTAATCAAAAGgaataggaagaaaaagagtaGCTACTTACAACTTTTTACATACAGCTAGAGTCCTAACAACAAAGCTACTTGCGCAAATATACACTTCATAGTCACACCAACACGTCGATCCCTACTTTCTTCATCCATAAAAAAGGGAGTCGCTCTAAAACTATGCAAACACTACGAACAATAGAGACCGCGGATTTCTAACAAATTGCCAGAGCAACAAAATTTCTAGTTCGTGCCAAGCCTAAAACACTAAGGCCATGTACGAAAAGCACAGACACCATTACCTTAATATCATCATTGGAAACGCCATAATCCAAGTTAGAAATGTAAAGTTTGGTCCTAGTTTCCATGGAAGACGCAAGACCACCTTGAGCAGGGTATCCGCCGCAGCCACGAGCTGATCTGCGTGTAGATCGTGTTTCCAAGTCGCCTCGGGCGCCTAAAACCAACGATTAATCAAATCCAACGTAAAATTATCGTTTAAACTTCGAAATcgaaattaaaaacagaaaaatggaTGAATGTAAGAGGTACCTACCTTGGCGGTGGCATATGGAGCGGCGCGGTTGGCAGCACGGTTAGGGGAGCGGCGTGAAGGTCCGGATCCGGATTATCGGTTCTGGCCACGGAAGTTTCCGGATCCagattttttgttgttcttgatgATGTCATCGAGCGTCAAATTCAGAGCTGCAGACA comes from the Vigna radiata var. radiata cultivar VC1973A chromosome 2, Vradiata_ver6, whole genome shotgun sequence genome and includes:
- the LOC106777079 gene encoding LOW QUALITY PROTEIN: THO complex subunit 4A (The sequence of the model RefSeq protein was modified relative to this genomic sequence to represent the inferred CDS: deleted 2 bases in 1 codon; substituted 1 base at 1 genomic stop codon), which gives rise to MSAALNLTLDDIIKNNKKSGSGNFRGQNRXSGSGPSRRSPNRAANRAAPYATAKAPEATWKHDLHADQLVAAADPAQGGLASSMETRTKLYISNLDYGVSNDDIKELFSEVDDLKRHGVHYDRSGRLEGTAEVIFSRRADAVAAVKRYNNVRLDGKTMKIEIVGTNISTPGVPAANRAIGNLNGVPRSGQRRSGAFRKAGGRGQGIQRDRGQGRGRGGGRRDEKLSADDLDADLEKYHARQSN